The Sulfurovum riftiae region CTCTTCGCTGGCCATGTAGGCTTTTTCAATGGCCAGTTTGGCATCATCGACGGAGAAGGCTTTCTCCTCTTCGAGTATCTTCACAATGCGTTCCGTGGTGACAGCAGACTCAAGTGCGGCGATCGTACCTTCGATATCGTTCGTGATGAGTACCTGGCTGATCAATCGCATCATAACTCCAGGTCTAGGTCTCCAAAGAGTGCTGCAGACAATGTAGCATCGAAGAGTTTGTAGAGCTGCAGCAGTTTGATGTCAAGAAGCGGGTCGGAAGAGCGGAAAGAGAAGCTGTTCTGCACCTCTTCATCGAGGATCCACAGAAAACTGTCTTCATTTCGGTATGCCATCTTGGTATAGGGGTGGTCCCCCTTGCCGATATACCAGATGAAATAGCCGTTGGGGTAGGAGATCTCGAACATATCTTCAAGCAGCTGGATATCCTGTGTGGAGTGTATGGACCTGAGATTCGGAAAATTGTCCATCAGGCTGTAGACGGGTAGGAGAGGCCTGTTCTTGCCAAAGTCATTGACCGCATTGAGAATATAGCTTTTGAACCATTTATGCTGTTCATCGGTCACAAGCAGTACGGTCTTTCCCTCAAGCATCTGGGAGACTGCAGACTTTACCAGCGGTGCCCATTCGTAACGATACTCTTCCATCCATGAGAAGTCCGACTCCTCATTCCGTATCGCTTCAAGCGTCCACTTTAAAAGCTCCTGCATGATCTTTCTACTTGTCCAGCTCGTAGGCTTCGTGCAGTGCACGGATCGCAAGTTCACCGTACTTTTCATCGATGATCATGGAGATCTTGATCTCCGAAGTGGAGATCATCTGGATGTTGATGTTGCTCTTTGCCAGTACGGTAAAGGCTGTTGCAGCAACGCCGGAATGTGACTTCATACCTACACCGACCACGGAGACCTTGCAGACATGCTCGTCAAAATCAACTCCCTGAATATCTTCACTGAACGAAGCGACTAGTTTCTTGGCGTTTTCAAGCTCACTCTGCGGTACAGTAAAACCGAGATTGGTCAATCCGTCCGTTCCCACGTTCTGGATGATCATATCGACATTGATATTCGCCTCTGCCAGAGCAGAGAAGATCTCCGCAGCGATCCCCGGTCTGTCCACCACACCTCTGAGCGTCACTCTTGCCTGATTTTTGTCCAGTACCACACCGCTGACTAAAACTGCTTCCATATTTTCATTCTCCTTCGTTATCAATGTACCTTTGTCATCACTGAAACTGCTTTTTGCATAGAGTTTCACATTCAATTTCTTCGCCAGTTCAACCGACCTGTTCTGCAGGACTTTCGCACCCAGCGAAGCGAGTTCAAGCATTTCGTCATAAGAGATGGTATCCAGTTTCTTGGCATTGGGCTCGATACGCGGATCGGTCGTATAGATACCGTCCACATCCGAATAGATCTCACACTGATCCGCTTTGAGTGCTGCAGCGATCGCTACGGCAGAGAGGTCCGAACCGCCACGACCCAATGTCGTGACCGAACCGTTCTTGTTGATCCCCTGAAAACCCGCTACCACAATGATCTTTCCCTCTTTGAGTGCGGTCTGCATTGGTGCAGGATCGATGGATTCGATCCTTGCGTAGGTATGGGTATCATCTGTGACGATCCCCGCCTGACGCCCGGTCATGGCAACGGCATCAAACCCTTTGGCCTGAAGCGCGATGGAGAGAAGTGCCGCTGTGACACGTTCTCCCGAACTCAAGAGCATATCCATCTCTTTCTTTGCAGGA contains the following coding sequences:
- a CDS encoding HobA family DNA replication regulator, which produces MQELLKWTLEAIRNEESDFSWMEEYRYEWAPLVKSAVSQMLEGKTVLLVTDEQHKWFKSYILNAVNDFGKNRPLLPVYSLMDNFPNLRSIHSTQDIQLLEDMFEISYPNGYFIWYIGKGDHPYTKMAYRNEDSFLWILDEEVQNSFSFRSSDPLLDIKLLQLYKLFDATLSAALFGDLDLEL
- a CDS encoding aspartate kinase, yielding MLIVQKYGGTSVGGLDRIENVANRVAKAREAGHDLVIVVSAMSGETNKLIEYAEHFSKSPAKKEMDMLLSSGERVTAALLSIALQAKGFDAVAMTGRQAGIVTDDTHTYARIESIDPAPMQTALKEGKIIVVAGFQGINKNGSVTTLGRGGSDLSAVAIAAALKADQCEIYSDVDGIYTTDPRIEPNAKKLDTISYDEMLELASLGAKVLQNRSVELAKKLNVKLYAKSSFSDDKGTLITKENENMEAVLVSGVVLDKNQARVTLRGVVDRPGIAAEIFSALAEANINVDMIIQNVGTDGLTNLGFTVPQSELENAKKLVASFSEDIQGVDFDEHVCKVSVVGVGMKSHSGVAATAFTVLAKSNINIQMISTSEIKISMIIDEKYGELAIRALHEAYELDK